A section of the Paenibacillus aurantius genome encodes:
- a CDS encoding DHA2 family efflux MFS transporter permease subunit — MAESKSLVVYDAVPVKEEPVHRGVLLFVLVLGAFIAILNQTLLNVAIPHLMNDFNVSSSTIQWLSTAYMLVNGIVIPISAYLIGTFTTRQLFLGAMISFTVGSLICGVAPTFSVMLIGRIVQGLGAGIIMPLMMTVILNIFPPETRGRSMGMIGIAMFFAPAVGPTLSGWIIEHWSWRILFYVAMPLAIADIILAYFLLKNVTKKTNPLFDFWGFLTSTVGLGFLLYGCSEAGSKGWGDAIVDVSLIIGAIALVLFIIRELTTPNPMLNLRVFKFGIFTTSVIVSCIVNMAMFGATILVPIYVQNIRGFSAMDSGLLMLPGALLMGVMSPVTGALMDKVGARPLAIIGLTITAVTTWELSKLGPDTTYHSLMLLYTLRMFGMSFIAMTIMTAGLNQIPRELVSHATAASNTARQVAASLGTALLVTVMSNRSTFHLGEFSNTMTSTNPNLVDIVQKLGAGFAAKLGIPADASQGVVSQMLYGLAVKQSTIMGINDAFVVATVLTVIALVCSFFLKRVKLDKAPAVKTELVPVPREQQRTIVVKQG; from the coding sequence ATGGCAGAATCTAAATCGTTAGTTGTTTATGACGCCGTTCCGGTGAAGGAAGAACCTGTTCATCGCGGCGTTCTCCTTTTTGTCCTGGTTCTGGGGGCGTTTATTGCCATCCTGAATCAGACGCTGCTTAATGTGGCGATTCCGCATCTCATGAACGACTTCAATGTATCGTCCTCCACCATCCAGTGGTTGTCGACGGCGTACATGCTCGTGAACGGGATCGTCATCCCGATCTCGGCCTATCTGATCGGGACCTTTACGACCCGGCAGCTTTTTCTTGGCGCTATGATTTCCTTTACGGTCGGGAGCCTGATCTGCGGAGTGGCGCCTACTTTCTCCGTCATGCTGATCGGCCGGATCGTTCAGGGGCTCGGAGCCGGTATTATCATGCCTCTTATGATGACCGTCATCCTTAACATCTTCCCTCCGGAAACCCGGGGGCGTTCCATGGGGATGATCGGGATCGCGATGTTCTTTGCTCCGGCGGTAGGGCCGACGCTTTCCGGATGGATTATCGAGCATTGGTCTTGGAGAATTCTGTTCTACGTAGCCATGCCGCTCGCCATCGCCGATATCATTCTGGCGTACTTCCTGCTGAAAAATGTAACGAAGAAGACAAATCCTCTTTTTGATTTCTGGGGATTCCTGACTTCGACCGTCGGTCTCGGCTTTCTGCTGTACGGCTGCAGTGAGGCAGGAAGCAAAGGCTGGGGGGACGCGATCGTGGACGTATCCCTGATCATCGGAGCCATCGCTCTCGTGCTGTTCATTATCCGGGAGCTGACGACTCCTAATCCGATGCTGAACCTCCGGGTCTTCAAATTCGGTATTTTCACCACAAGCGTCATTGTCAGCTGTATCGTCAACATGGCTATGTTCGGGGCGACTATTCTCGTTCCTATCTATGTTCAGAACATCCGGGGTTTCTCCGCGATGGATTCCGGTCTGCTGATGCTGCCGGGAGCTCTTCTGATGGGGGTCATGTCGCCAGTAACAGGCGCCTTGATGGACAAAGTGGGAGCACGGCCGCTCGCCATCATCGGATTAACCATTACGGCCGTTACGACTTGGGAGCTGTCGAAGCTTGGCCCGGATACGACCTATCATTCCCTCATGCTGCTCTATACGCTGCGCATGTTTGGAATGTCGTTCATTGCGATGACGATTATGACTGCCGGACTCAACCAAATTCCAAGGGAGCTCGTGAGCCACGCAACCGCGGCCTCCAACACGGCCCGTCAGGTAGCGGCTTCTCTTGGAACGGCGCTTCTCGTTACCGTCATGTCCAACCGTTCGACGTTCCATCTGGGGGAATTCTCGAACACGATGACCTCGACCAACCCGAACCTGGTGGATATCGTCCAGAAGCTCGGGGCGGGCTTCGCAGCCAAACTGGGCATTCCGGCGGACGCCTCTCAAGGAGTCGTCTCCCAGATGCTGTACGGGCTTGCGGTTAAGCAATCCACGATTATGGGGATCAACGATGCCTTTGTCGTGGCGACCGTTCTTACGGTTATCGCGCTCGTCTGCTCCTTTTTCCTGAAAAGAGTGAAGCTGGACAAAGCACCTGCCGTCAAAACGGAGCTTGTCCCCGTTCCGAGGGAACAGCAGAGGACGATTGTCGTCAAGCAGGGATAA